The following are encoded in a window of Sebastes umbrosus isolate fSebUmb1 chromosome 7, fSebUmb1.pri, whole genome shotgun sequence genomic DNA:
- the tiam1b gene encoding T-lymphoma invasion and metastasis-inducing protein 1 isoform X1, with amino-acid sequence MGNVESQNGDHTLYGNEHGYLSRKHMSRSLRISNKQSRRSRHASSGKIEHRNSETSTRSSSTPSIPQSLADNGLEPFNETNILPDFGSPIWVDRVAMNLRPVSFHNDLVNPSVHMNTMHITLPGPTAEEVQDEDAYTGEVTYLQKTRDGSKETVSFKKKRSKSADMWRDDSLEFSLSDLSQEHLTSTEEIIDTANERDFTDCKGHLQSSPTDSADRANSLDELYSQKSPARRQPHGRYAKWHDANRAIREGEDDKMLSPSEEDGNTYGAYTLPCRRSHCLSEGLSSHQAAMCASMQGRRAQTIQDVTAGEGSEYEDSGIDGVTAEAEHQSRRYKTMSASFSVCSAAGRSMFAGSDSGSSSGGGASECVQGVYENFRQELEMSSCQTESLEEAGSALSDEQSTMSSAYQSDQLLSVAQGMVRKAGRLAVKNFLVHKKNKKVESATRRKWKSYWVCLKGCTLFFYETDGRSGIDNNSIPKHAIWVENSIVQAVPEHPKKDFVFCLSNSLGDAFLFQTCSQTELENWITAIHSACATAVARQHHREDTVRLLRAEIKKLEQKIDMDEKMKKMGDMQLSAVTDTKKRKTILDQIFLWEQNLEQFHMDLFRFRCYLASLQGGELPNPKRLLAVASRPTKLAMGRLGIFSVSSFHALVAARTENGVRRRTLAMSRSCSKRKSRFSSLWGLDTTSKKKTKAHPSINQQVFADGEEPVKKPADGIYVDRSKEHTKSEDGTMKSLPRPSTESDIWVPDHLTPSWVCLPNDQPVLTIIQPGESALCVLETICKAHQLDPTKHYLRLKFLIENQVQFYIPKPEEDVCDLLYKEIELCSKITKVIQFDRDESCMIGYGFSISVVEEDGVQQLYITDVKAGGLAFAKGLNAGDEILQLNGKDSHSLNFSDMKVAFSQASLALTVNTLPSVERRQLCYLPPRRSDAEEDLYTDIFSQSQEEILDDGVGLLLESSGDSLDDDSEIFSEFECRKSTEQVAAFCRSLHDMNPTECVSSSPSPDSPFPPPATLRQLSDADKLRKVICELVETERTYVKDLNCLIGRYLTPLQKETFLTQDELDVLFGNTAEMVEFQVEFLKTLEDGTRLVPDLEKLERVDQFKKILFSLGGSFLYYADRFKIYSAFCASHTKVPKVLVKAKTDPDFKAFLDERNPKQQHSSTLESYLIKPIQRVLKYPLLLKELYSLTDPDSEEHYHLDVAMKAMNKVASHINEMQKIHEEFGAVFDLLITEQSGEKKEVADLSMGDLLLHTSVAWINPPTSLGKWKKEPQMATFVFKTAVVFVCKDGSKQKKKMGGSHRVSASSEEKDPFRFRHMIPTDALQVRSLANADGESSAVCEIVHTKSESEGRPERTFQLCCSSPESRKDFLKTVHSILREKHRRQLLKTESLPLNQQYVPFGGKRLCALKGARPAINRAASAPTRTLGRRKLVRNRFTIDTDIVFDGEPEQDLASPQEPDSNRLQQEDVPVQLQQPELAGDTDRWVEEQFDLEEYEDREEVKETDILSDDDDESCQTPRAPSAEADLEAPVMALSLESEETEESESLKSPEASGTPDDVKLSNTEKQSAVIDDNVEDQKQTEKDEIWVRRQQSGSSPD; translated from the exons ATGGGAAATGTCGAGAGCCAGAATGGGGACCACACCCTCTATGgtaacgaacatggctatttgTCACGTAAGCACATGTCTCGGTCTCTTCGCATCTCCAACAAGCAGTCCAGACGCTCTCGACATGCTTCATCAGGGAAAATAGAGCACAGGAACTCTGAGACGAGCACACGCTCAAGTAGCACCCCCAGTATCCCACAATCCCTGGCTGACAATGGCCTGGAGCCCTTCAATGAGACAAATATCCTCCCAGACTTTGGAAGCCCCATTTGGGTGGACCGTGTGGCCATGAACTTGCGGCCTGTGTCCTTTCACAATGACCTGGTTAATCCCTCTGTGCACATGAATACGATGCACATAACCCTCCCTGGCCCCACTGCTGAGGAGGTGCAGGACGAGGATGCGTACACAGGCGAGGTAACATACCTTCAGAAAACTCGGGACGGCTCCAAGGAGACCGTCAGCTTCAAGAAGAAGAGGTCCAAGTCTGCAGACATGTGGCGAGATGACAGCTTGGAGTTCTCCCTGTCTGACCTCAGCCAAGAGCACCTGACCAGCACAGAGGAGATCATAGACACGGCCAACGAGAGAGACTTTACTGACTGCAAAGGACACCTGCAGTCCAGCCCCACAGACTCCGCTGACAGGGCGAACTCCCTGGACGAACTGTATAGCCAGAAGAGCCCTGCCCGCAGGCAACCCCACGGCCGCTATGCCAAATGGCATGACGCCAACAGGGCTATCAGGGAGGGCGAGGACGATAAGATGCTCTCCCCATCAGAGGAGGATGGGAACACCTACGGTGCATACACCCTCCCCTGCCGGCGTTCACACTGCCTGTCCGAAGGCCTGAGCAGCCACCAAGCTGCCATGTGTGCCAGTATGCAGGGCAGGAGGGCGCAGACTATACAG GATGTCACAGCCGGGGAGGGCAGTGAGTACGAGGACAGCGGCATCGACGGGGTGACGGCGGAGGCAGAGCACCAGTCCCGGCGCTACAAGACCATGTCAGCCTCCTTCTCCGTGTGCTCGGCGGCCGGCAGGAGCATGTTCGCTGGCAGCgacagcggcagcagcagcggcggcggagCCAGCGAGTGTGTACAGGGCGTGTACGAGAACTTTCGCCAAGAACTGGAGATGAGCTCCTGCCAGACGGAGAGCCTGGAGGAGGCGGGGTCCGCCCTGAGTGACGAGCAGAGCACTATGAGCTCCGCCTACCAGTCTGACCAGTTGCTCAGCGTCGCCCAGGGGATGGTGCGCAAAGCTGGCAGGCTTGCCGTCAAGAACTTCCTCGTACATAAGAAGAACAAGAAAGTGGAGTCAGCCACGAGGCGCAAGTGGAAGAGTTACTGGGTTTGCCTGAAAG GTTGCACTCTGTTCTTCTATGAGACTGACGGCCGTTCAGGGATCGACAACAACAGTATTCCCAAGCATGCCATCTGGGTAGAGAACAGTATTGTCCAGGCTGTACCAGAGCATCCCAAAAAGGACTTTGTGTTCTGTCTCAGCAACTCCCTGGGAGATGCTTTTCTGTTTCAG ACCTGCAGCCAGACAGAGCTGGAGAACTGGATCACAGCCATCCACTCGGCATGTGCCACTGCCGTCGCCCGCCAGCACCACAGAGAGGACACGGTGCGCCTGCTTCGCGCCGAGATCAAGAAGCTGGAGCAGAAGATAGACATGGAcgagaagatgaagaagatggGAGACATGCAGCTGTCTGCTGTTACTGACACCAAGAAGAGGAAGACGATCCTAGATCAG ATCTTCCTGTGGGAGCAGAACCTGGAGCAGTTTCACATGGATCTATTCCGCTTCAGGTGCTACCTGGCCAGCCTGCAAGGAGGAGAACTGCCCAACCCCAAACGCCTCCTGGCTGTTGCCTCTCGCCCCACCAAGCTGGCAATGGGCCGACTGGGGATATTCTCTGTCTCTTCCTTCCATGCACTG GTGGCAGCTCGCACAGAGAACGGAGTGAGGCGGCGAACACTGGCCATGTCTCGTTCCTGCAGCAAGCGCAAGAGCAGGTTCTCCTCCCTCTGGGGTCTGGACACTAcctcaaagaaaaaaacaaaagcccaTCCCAGTATCAACCAG CAGGTCTTTGCTGATGGCGAAGAGCCAGTGAAAAAGCCTGCAGATGGCATATATGTTGATCGTTCCAAGGAACACACA AAAAGTGAGGATGGAACTATGAAAAGCCTTCCACGGCCCAGCACGGAAAGTGACATCTGGGTCCCTGACCACCTCACCCCCTCCTGGGTGTGTCTGCCAAATGACCAGCCGGTGCTAACCATCATCCAGCCAGGGGAGTCGGCACTGTGCGTCCTGGAAACCATCTGCAAG GCTCACCAGCTCGATCCTACCAAGCACTACTTGCGACTCAAATTCCTTATCGAAAACCAAGTGCAATTCTACATTCCCAAGCCAGAAGAAGATGTGTGCGACTTG CTTTACAAAGAAATTGAGCTCTGCTCCAAAATTACAAAAGTAATCCAGTTCGACAGAGATGAATCCTGCATGATTGGTTACG gTTTCTCAATttcagtggtggaggaggacGGAGTACAGCAGCTCTACATCACTGATGTGAAGGCGGGCGGATTAGCCTTCGCCAAAG GTCTAAATGCAGGGGATGAAATACTTCAGCTTAACGGAAAAGACTCTCACAGTCTCAACTTCTCCGACATGAAGGTGGCTTTCTCTCAAGCCTCGCTGGCTTTGACAGTCAACACCCTGCCTTCTGTGGAGCGCCGTCAGCTCTGCTACCTGCCGCCACGCCGCTCGGATGCAGAGGAAGATCTCTACACGGACATCTTCTCCCAGAGTCAAG AGGAGATTCTGGATGACGGGGTTGGACTGTTGCTCGAGAGCTCAGGAGATAGCCTAGACGACGACTCTGAGATCTTCAGTGAGTTTGAGTGCAGAAAG agTACGGAGCAAGTCGCTGCTTTCTGCCGCAGTCTCCATGACATGAATCCCACGGAGTGTGTGTCCTCTTCGCCTAGCCCGGACTCGCCTTTCCCACCTCCTGCAACTCTCCGACAGCTCTCCGATGCCGACAAGCTCCGCAAAGTCATCTGTGAACTCGTGGAGACCGAACGCACCTATGTCAAA GATCTCAATTGCCTCATCGGGAGATATTTAACCCCACTGCAGAAAGAGACCTTCCTCACACAGGATGAG CTGGATGTACTGTTTGGGAACACCGCGGAAATGGTGGAGTTTCAGGTTGAGTTTCTCAAGACCCTGGAAGACGGGACCAGGCTGGTTCCAGATCTAGAAAAATTGGAGAGAGTGGATCAGTTTAAG AAAATCCTGTTCTCCCTGGGAGGCTCTTTCCTGTACTATGCAGACCGTTTTAAAATCTACAGTGCTTTCTGCGCCAGCCACACCAAAGTCCCTAAGGTCCTCGTAAAGG CCAAAACAGATCCCGATTTCAAGGCCTTCCTGGATGAGCGCAACCCCAAGCAGCAGCACTCTTCCACTTTGGAGTCGTACCTGATCAAACCCATCCAGAGGGTGCTGAAGTATCCCCTCCTGCTGAAGGAGCTCTACTCGCTCACAGACCCAGACAGTGAGGAGCACTACCACCTGGATG TTGCCATGAAAGCCATGAACAAAGTTGCCAGCCACATCAACGAGATGCAGAAGATCCATGAGGAGTTTGGAGCAGTGTTCGATCTGCTCATCACTGAGCAGAGTGGTGAAAAGAAAGAG GTGGCTGATCTGTCCATGGGGGACCTGCTACTCCACACCAGTGTGGCCTGGATCAACCCCCCTACCTCCTTAGGAAAATGGAAGAAAGAGCCCCAGATGGCTACATTTG TGTTCAAAACGGCAGTGGTCTTTGTATGCAAGGACGGATccaagcagaaaaagaaaatg GGTGGCTCCCATCGAGTCTCTGCATCTTCAGAAGAAAAAGACCCCTTCCGATTCCGTCACATGATCCCAACTGACGCCCTTCAAGTCAGATCCTTGGCGAATGCAG ATGGCGAAAGCTCGGCCGTGTGTGAGATTGTCCACACAAAGTCTGAGTCAGAGGGAAGGCCAGAGAGGACATTTCAGCTGTGCTGTAG TTCTCCAGAGAGTAGAAAAGACTTTCTGAAGACAGTCCATTCCATTTTGAGGGAAAAGCACCGCAGGCAGCTCCTAAAAACGGAGAGTTTACCCCTCAACCAGCAGTATGTGCCCTTTGGAGGAAAGCGCCTCTGTGCCCTGAAGGGAGCCCGTCCTGCCATAAATAGAGCAG CATCTGCACCAACCAGGACTCTAGGCAGAAGGAAGTTAGTGCGCAACCGTTTCACCATAGATACCGACATTGTTTTTGATGGCGAGCCCGAACAGGACCTCGCTTCACCACAGGAGCCCGACTCGAATCGGCTGCAGCAGGAGGACGTACCTGTTCAGCTGCAGCAGCCTGAGTTAGCAGGTGACACAGACCGCTGGGTGGAAGAACAGTTTGACCTAGAAGAATACGAGGACCGGGAAGAGGTGAAGGAGACAGACATCCTCAGTGATGACGATGACGAGTCGTGCCAGACACCCAGAGCGCCATCCGCTGAGGCCGACCTGGAGGCACCCGTCATGGCTTTGTCCCTGGAGAGTGAGGAAACAGAGGAGAGCGAGAGCCTTAAGTCCCCAGAGGCTAGTGGGACACCTGATGATGTGAAGCTGTCCAACACAGAGAAGCAGAGCGCCGTAATCGATGACAACGTGGAGGATCAAAAGCAAACGGAGAAGGATGAGATTTGGGTAAGAAGGCAGCAATCAGGTTCGTCCCCAGATTGA
- the tiam1b gene encoding T-lymphoma invasion and metastasis-inducing protein 1 isoform X4, which translates to MSVLKWSKHSKRSSDSIYDMLHLSTEQVAAFCRSLHDMNPTECVSSSPSPDSPFPPPATLRQLSDADKLRKVICELVETERTYVKDLNCLIGRYLTPLQKETFLTQDELDVLFGNTAEMVEFQVEFLKTLEDGTRLVPDLEKLERVDQFKKILFSLGGSFLYYADRFKIYSAFCASHTKVPKVLVKAKTDPDFKAFLDERNPKQQHSSTLESYLIKPIQRVLKYPLLLKELYSLTDPDSEEHYHLDVAMKAMNKVASHINEMQKIHEEFGAVFDLLITEQSGEKKEVADLSMGDLLLHTSVAWINPPTSLGKWKKEPQMATFVFKTAVVFVCKDGSKQKKKMGGSHRVSASSEEKDPFRFRHMIPTDALQVRSLANADGESSAVCEIVHTKSESEGRPERTFQLCCSSPESRKDFLKTVHSILREKHRRQLLKTESLPLNQQYVPFGGKRLCALKGARPAINRAASAPTRTLGRRKLVRNRFTIDTDIVFDGEPEQDLASPQEPDSNRLQQEDVPVQLQQPELAGDTDRWVEEQFDLEEYEDREEVKETDILSDDDDESCQTPRAPSAEADLEAPVMALSLESEETEESESLKSPEASGTPDDVKLSNTEKQSAVIDDNVEDQKQTEKDEIWVRRQQSGSSPD; encoded by the exons ATGTCCGTCCTGAAGTGGAGCAAACACAGCAAGCGCTCCTCAGACTCCATCTATGACATGCTTCATTTG agTACGGAGCAAGTCGCTGCTTTCTGCCGCAGTCTCCATGACATGAATCCCACGGAGTGTGTGTCCTCTTCGCCTAGCCCGGACTCGCCTTTCCCACCTCCTGCAACTCTCCGACAGCTCTCCGATGCCGACAAGCTCCGCAAAGTCATCTGTGAACTCGTGGAGACCGAACGCACCTATGTCAAA GATCTCAATTGCCTCATCGGGAGATATTTAACCCCACTGCAGAAAGAGACCTTCCTCACACAGGATGAG CTGGATGTACTGTTTGGGAACACCGCGGAAATGGTGGAGTTTCAGGTTGAGTTTCTCAAGACCCTGGAAGACGGGACCAGGCTGGTTCCAGATCTAGAAAAATTGGAGAGAGTGGATCAGTTTAAG AAAATCCTGTTCTCCCTGGGAGGCTCTTTCCTGTACTATGCAGACCGTTTTAAAATCTACAGTGCTTTCTGCGCCAGCCACACCAAAGTCCCTAAGGTCCTCGTAAAGG CCAAAACAGATCCCGATTTCAAGGCCTTCCTGGATGAGCGCAACCCCAAGCAGCAGCACTCTTCCACTTTGGAGTCGTACCTGATCAAACCCATCCAGAGGGTGCTGAAGTATCCCCTCCTGCTGAAGGAGCTCTACTCGCTCACAGACCCAGACAGTGAGGAGCACTACCACCTGGATG TTGCCATGAAAGCCATGAACAAAGTTGCCAGCCACATCAACGAGATGCAGAAGATCCATGAGGAGTTTGGAGCAGTGTTCGATCTGCTCATCACTGAGCAGAGTGGTGAAAAGAAAGAG GTGGCTGATCTGTCCATGGGGGACCTGCTACTCCACACCAGTGTGGCCTGGATCAACCCCCCTACCTCCTTAGGAAAATGGAAGAAAGAGCCCCAGATGGCTACATTTG TGTTCAAAACGGCAGTGGTCTTTGTATGCAAGGACGGATccaagcagaaaaagaaaatg GGTGGCTCCCATCGAGTCTCTGCATCTTCAGAAGAAAAAGACCCCTTCCGATTCCGTCACATGATCCCAACTGACGCCCTTCAAGTCAGATCCTTGGCGAATGCAG ATGGCGAAAGCTCGGCCGTGTGTGAGATTGTCCACACAAAGTCTGAGTCAGAGGGAAGGCCAGAGAGGACATTTCAGCTGTGCTGTAG TTCTCCAGAGAGTAGAAAAGACTTTCTGAAGACAGTCCATTCCATTTTGAGGGAAAAGCACCGCAGGCAGCTCCTAAAAACGGAGAGTTTACCCCTCAACCAGCAGTATGTGCCCTTTGGAGGAAAGCGCCTCTGTGCCCTGAAGGGAGCCCGTCCTGCCATAAATAGAGCAG CATCTGCACCAACCAGGACTCTAGGCAGAAGGAAGTTAGTGCGCAACCGTTTCACCATAGATACCGACATTGTTTTTGATGGCGAGCCCGAACAGGACCTCGCTTCACCACAGGAGCCCGACTCGAATCGGCTGCAGCAGGAGGACGTACCTGTTCAGCTGCAGCAGCCTGAGTTAGCAGGTGACACAGACCGCTGGGTGGAAGAACAGTTTGACCTAGAAGAATACGAGGACCGGGAAGAGGTGAAGGAGACAGACATCCTCAGTGATGACGATGACGAGTCGTGCCAGACACCCAGAGCGCCATCCGCTGAGGCCGACCTGGAGGCACCCGTCATGGCTTTGTCCCTGGAGAGTGAGGAAACAGAGGAGAGCGAGAGCCTTAAGTCCCCAGAGGCTAGTGGGACACCTGATGATGTGAAGCTGTCCAACACAGAGAAGCAGAGCGCCGTAATCGATGACAACGTGGAGGATCAAAAGCAAACGGAGAAGGATGAGATTTGGGTAAGAAGGCAGCAATCAGGTTCGTCCCCAGATTGA